GCCGCGAGATGTTCTTCGAGAACAACGACGGCCGGATCGTCCTGATCTACCCGCTCAAGGGCCGCGTCATGGTCGGCACCACCGACATCGATGCGGACATGTCGGAGCGCGCGGTGATCACCGAGGACGAGATCGACTACTTCATCGAACTGGTCTCGCACGTTTTCCCAACGATCCCGGTCACCCGCGAGCAGATCGTCTACACCTTCTCCGGCGTGCGTCCGCTGCCGCACCACGACGACACGGCGCCCGGCTTCGTCTCCCGTGACTACCGCATCGTGCCCGGCACGGTCGAGGGCCTCGGCGACACGACGGTCCTCAGCCTGGTCGGCGGCAAGTGGACCACGTTCCGCGCGCTGAGCGAGCACCTCGCGAACGAGACGCTCGCCGCTCTCGGGACGACCAGGACCGTCTCGACGCTGGGCCTGCCGATCGGCGGCGGCGCCGGCTTCCCGACGACCGCTCAGGCCGAGCGCGACTGGATCGCCCGCTACGGCGCCGACGTCGGCGCCGAGCGCGCCGCCCAGCTGCTGCACCGGTATGGCACCAAGGCGAGCTTCGTCATCGACGCGATCACCGGCTGGGACGGCGACGACACCCCGTTGGAGGCCGCCCCCGACTACTCGCGCGCCGAGATCGACTACCTCGTGCGCACCGAGCACGTCGCGCACCTGGAGGACGTCTTCCTGCGCCGCACGAGCCTCGCCTTCACCGGCTCCGTCACCCCCGCACTGGTACGCGAGATCGGCGAAATCGCGGCAAACGCCCTCAGATGGTCGCCAATCCGGCGTGATCAGGAGCAAGATGCGTTCAAGGCGGACCTCGCCGACGCTCACCGCGTGTTCCTCGCGTCGGAGGACGGGAGCGAGGCCCCGGCACTCCGATAATGCACGAACGTGCATTATCCGGTCCTTGCCCGGGTGCGCTGAGCGGCAATAGCGTTCAGATGCATCCTGGCGAGGCCCACTCACCAGAACGCACGACAGGGTGCGCGGTCAACTGAACAACTGGAAGGTCAACGTGGACAATTTGGGTGTAGATTTCCTGTCCGAACTGGTGGGCACAGCCATGCTGGTCCTCCTCGGTACCGGTGTCGTGGCGAACGTCGCCCTCATCAAGAACAAGGGCTTCAACGGCGGGTTCCTGATGGTGAACATCGGCTGGGGCATCGCCGTGTTCGCCGGTGTCGTCGTCGCGTACAACTCCGGTGCGCACCTCAACCCGGCAGTGACGCTGGGTCTGGTCGCCAACGGCGCGAAGACGTTCGGCGCCGGCAATGCGACGGTCGACGTGAACTTCGTCACGGTGGTCGTGTTCATCCTGGCCCAGCTCATCGGCGCCATCATCGGCGCCGTGCTCACCTGGCTGGCGTACAAGCAGCACTTCGACGAGGAGCCGGAGCCCGCCAACAAGCTCGGCGTGTTCTCCACCGGCCCGGCGATCCGCAGCTACGCGTGGAACCTCGTCACCGAGATCATCGGCACCTTCGTGCTGGTGTTCGTGGTGATCGCCTTCGGCCACCAGCCCGGCCAGGCCGTCGGCCTCGCCGCCCTCGGCGCACTGCCCGTCGCCCTCCTCGTGATCGGCATCGGCGCGAGCCTCGGTGGTCCGACCGGATACGCCATCAACCCCGCCCGTGACCTCGGTCCGCGCATCGCGCACGCGATCCTGCCGATCCGCGGCAAGGGCACGAGCGACTGGTCGTACTCCTGGGTCCCGGTCGTGGGCCCGATCATCGGCGGTCTGCTGGCCGGTTGGCTGGCGCTCCTGCTGCTCCCGATCATCAAGTAGCTCCCGCTCCACCGCATCACCCCGGGGCCGGTCCGAGCCTCTCGGACCGGCCCCACCCCTTCAGCCCCACCCCAGAGAACAAAGGAGTCACCTATGGCCGACTACGTCGTCGCCATCGATCAGGGCACGACCAGCACCCGGGCGATCATCTTCGACAAGTCCGGGTCGATTGTCTCGACCGGACAGCTGGAGCACGAGCAGATCTTCCCGCGGGCCGGCTGGGTCGAGCACAACCCGGTCGAGATCTGGAACAACACCCGCGAGGTCATCGGCCAGGCGCTCTCCAAGGCCGACCTCACCCGCCACGACATCGCCGCCGTGGGCATCACCAACCAGCGCGAGACCGCGGTGGTCTGGGACAAGAACACCGGCGAGCCGGTGTACAACGCCATCGTCTGGCAGGACACCCGCACCCAGCCGATCGTCGACCGCCTGGCGGCGGACGGCGGCACCGAGCGCTTCAAGGACATCGTCGGCCTCCCGCTGGCGACGTACTTCTCCGGCACCAAGATCGTCTGGATCCTGGAGAACGTCGAGGGCGCCCGCGAGCGCGCCGAGGCGGGCGACCTGCTGTTCGGCACGACCGACAGCTGGGTGCTCTGGAACCTGACCGGCGGCCCGGACGGCGGCGTGCACGCGACCGACGTCACCAACGCCTCCCGCACGCTCTTCATGGACCTGGAGACGCTGAGCTGGCGCGACGACATCCTCGAGGTGTTCGGCGTGCCGCGGTCGATGCTCCCGGAGATCAAGAGCTCCTCCGAGGTGTACGGCCAGGTGGAGTCGTCGAGCCTGCTGCGCGAGGTCCCCGTCGCGGGCATCCTCGGCGACCAGCAGGCCGCGACCTTCGGCCAGGCGGCGTTCGATCCGGGCGAGTCGAAGAACACCTACGGCACCGGCAACTTCCTCATCTTCAACACGGGTGAGGAGATCGTCCACTCCAAGAACGGTCTGCTGACGACGCTCGGCTACAAGCTGGGCGACGCCAAGCCTCACTACGCCCTGGAGGGCTCGATCGCCGTCACCGGTTCGCTGGTGCAGTGGCTGCGCGACAACCTCGGCATCATCTCCAGCGCCCCGGAGATCGAGGAGCTCGCCAAGACGGTCGAGGACAACGGCGGCGCGTACTTCGTGCCGGCGTTCTCGGGCCTCTTCGCCCCGTACTGGCGG
The sequence above is a segment of the Leifsonia williamsii genome. Coding sequences within it:
- the glpK gene encoding glycerol kinase GlpK: MADYVVAIDQGTTSTRAIIFDKSGSIVSTGQLEHEQIFPRAGWVEHNPVEIWNNTREVIGQALSKADLTRHDIAAVGITNQRETAVVWDKNTGEPVYNAIVWQDTRTQPIVDRLAADGGTERFKDIVGLPLATYFSGTKIVWILENVEGARERAEAGDLLFGTTDSWVLWNLTGGPDGGVHATDVTNASRTLFMDLETLSWRDDILEVFGVPRSMLPEIKSSSEVYGQVESSSLLREVPVAGILGDQQAATFGQAAFDPGESKNTYGTGNFLIFNTGEEIVHSKNGLLTTLGYKLGDAKPHYALEGSIAVTGSLVQWLRDNLGIISSAPEIEELAKTVEDNGGAYFVPAFSGLFAPYWRADARGALVGLTRYVNKGHIARAVLEATAFQTREVLDAVNADSGVDLTELKVDGGMIANNLLMQFQADIIGVPVVRPVVAETTALGAAYAAGLATGFWENLDDLRKNWQEDRRWEPKMDAEERERQLRLWKKAVTKTFDWVDDDVRNA
- a CDS encoding glycerol-3-phosphate dehydrogenase/oxidase, with translation MATNSTIRSEVQRLADRPTAQVLIVGGGINGLGTFRDLALQGVDVVLVERNDFVSGASAASSHMIHGGIRYLENGEFRLVKESVTERNGLLRIAPHYVKPLQTTIPIFSTFSGILAAPLRFLTHKQGKPKERGAFLIKTGLTIYDSFSRDGGSVPRHSFKGRTKALAELPKLNPSLKYTATYFDASVHDPERLALDVLADGLASGPHARAVNYVEAIGIRDGGVLVRDRESGQEFVITADVVVNASGPWTDLTNAALGDGTRYMGGTKGSHIVLDNPELLEACQGREMFFENNDGRIVLIYPLKGRVMVGTTDIDADMSERAVITEDEIDYFIELVSHVFPTIPVTREQIVYTFSGVRPLPHHDDTAPGFVSRDYRIVPGTVEGLGDTTVLSLVGGKWTTFRALSEHLANETLAALGTTRTVSTLGLPIGGGAGFPTTAQAERDWIARYGADVGAERAAQLLHRYGTKASFVIDAITGWDGDDTPLEAAPDYSRAEIDYLVRTEHVAHLEDVFLRRTSLAFTGSVTPALVREIGEIAANALRWSPIRRDQEQDAFKADLADAHRVFLASEDGSEAPALR
- a CDS encoding MIP/aquaporin family protein produces the protein MDNLGVDFLSELVGTAMLVLLGTGVVANVALIKNKGFNGGFLMVNIGWGIAVFAGVVVAYNSGAHLNPAVTLGLVANGAKTFGAGNATVDVNFVTVVVFILAQLIGAIIGAVLTWLAYKQHFDEEPEPANKLGVFSTGPAIRSYAWNLVTEIIGTFVLVFVVIAFGHQPGQAVGLAALGALPVALLVIGIGASLGGPTGYAINPARDLGPRIAHAILPIRGKGTSDWSYSWVPVVGPIIGGLLAGWLALLLLPIIK